From one Staphylococcus kloosii genomic stretch:
- a CDS encoding sensor histidine kinase produces the protein MGNVKLLWMYLISRLRWILWIIFLNIIILVIAAIDYNIDIGSVVYIVILNIGLTLVYLIFSFIKETQFIRHIINNEEIEEIKHKNLADTPFQREVVTFLYNNIANQKAILNQQRQQIKTYEQSLTSFVHDIKTPVTSMKLLIDKEQDSERKKSLMYEWSRINAMLDMQLYLTRMQSQNKDLYFEHVTLRNLVIEEIQLTRFISQARGIGFDLLIDAEMKIYTDTKLCRMMIRQSLSNAIKYSENSTIVIEATLVNNHVTLSIKDEGRGISAKDLPRIFERGFTSTTFHNDSASSGIGLYLVNELKKALKVAVNINSELNKGTEVIFTFPEQNDIVKRLSQHAED, from the coding sequence ATGGGTAATGTGAAATTGTTGTGGATGTATTTGATTTCACGCTTGCGATGGATTTTATGGATTATCTTTTTAAACATCATTATTCTTGTCATCGCTGCGATTGATTACAATATCGATATCGGCAGCGTAGTATATATAGTTATTTTGAATATTGGTTTAACTTTGGTGTATCTCATCTTTTCGTTTATTAAAGAAACACAGTTTATACGACATATTATAAATAATGAAGAAATTGAAGAGATTAAACATAAAAATTTAGCCGATACACCTTTTCAAAGAGAAGTCGTCACATTTTTATATAATAATATAGCAAATCAAAAGGCTATCTTAAATCAACAACGACAACAAATTAAGACATATGAGCAATCGCTAACGTCTTTTGTCCATGATATAAAAACACCTGTGACTTCAATGAAATTGTTAATTGATAAAGAGCAAGATAGTGAGCGCAAGAAGTCGTTAATGTATGAGTGGTCACGTATTAACGCTATGTTAGATATGCAACTGTATTTAACACGTATGCAATCTCAAAATAAAGATTTATATTTTGAACATGTAACTTTAAGAAATCTAGTAATAGAAGAAATTCAATTAACGCGATTTATCAGTCAGGCGAGAGGTATAGGTTTTGATTTATTAATCGATGCTGAGATGAAAATTTATACTGATACTAAATTATGTCGCATGATGATTAGACAGTCATTATCAAATGCTATTAAATATAGTGAAAACAGTACGATTGTCATAGAGGCTACGCTAGTAAATAATCACGTCACATTAAGTATTAAAGATGAAGGTAGAGGAATAAGTGCTAAAGATTTACCACGTATATTTGAAAGAGGATTTACATCAACTACATTCCACAATGATTCTGCTTCGTCAGGTATTGGTCTTTACTTAGTAAATGAATTGAAAAAAGCTCTGAAAGTAGCGGTTAATATTAACTCAGAATTAAATAAGGGGACAGAAGTTATCTTTACGTTCCCTGAACAAAACGATATTGTAAAACGTCTTTCTCAACATGCAGAAGATTAA
- the dhaK gene encoding dihydroxyacetone kinase subunit DhaK, whose product MKKLVKDKTNYLQDILAGMQVSSDSIEVISDTVVVKKEKKQQGPTLVSGGGSGHEPAHAGFVAQGMLDAAVCGEIFTSPTPDKILNAIKAVDNGDGVLLIVKNYAGDVMNFEMAQDMAKMEDINVAMVVVKDDIAVDEEAQRRGVAGTVLVHKYAGYLAEQGENLDNIQQKVQQFIESIKTIGMALTAPLVPSTGKYGFDIEEDEIEIGIGIHGERGISKEQIAPVDEIVDKLTSELVKEIADKELIVMINGMGGTPISELDIVTKYVAENLSNRGKNVKHWIVGEYMTSLDMQGFSITLAPYSEEVKIALKAPTASRYFE is encoded by the coding sequence ATGAAAAAGTTAGTGAAAGATAAAACAAATTATTTACAAGATATATTAGCAGGTATGCAAGTATCTTCAGATAGTATCGAAGTTATCTCAGATACAGTGGTCGTTAAAAAAGAGAAAAAGCAACAAGGCCCAACATTAGTTTCTGGTGGAGGAAGCGGTCATGAACCCGCACATGCTGGCTTCGTAGCACAAGGGATGTTGGATGCAGCAGTTTGCGGAGAAATTTTTACGTCTCCAACGCCTGATAAAATATTAAATGCTATTAAAGCGGTAGATAACGGCGATGGTGTCTTACTCATTGTTAAGAACTATGCTGGTGATGTAATGAACTTTGAAATGGCGCAAGATATGGCGAAAATGGAAGATATCAATGTTGCCATGGTAGTAGTCAAAGATGATATTGCTGTAGATGAGGAAGCACAAAGACGTGGTGTAGCTGGTACAGTATTAGTACATAAATATGCCGGCTATTTAGCAGAGCAAGGTGAAAATCTTGATAATATCCAACAAAAAGTACAACAATTTATAGAGAGCATTAAAACAATTGGTATGGCGTTAACCGCTCCTTTAGTTCCTTCTACAGGTAAATATGGTTTTGATATTGAAGAAGATGAAATTGAAATCGGTATCGGCATCCATGGTGAAAGAGGTATATCAAAAGAGCAAATCGCACCAGTAGATGAAATTGTAGACAAATTAACGAGTGAGTTAGTTAAAGAAATAGCTGATAAAGAGTTAATTGTTATGATTAATGGCATGGGTGGTACCCCAATATCTGAATTAGATATAGTGACGAAATACGTAGCAGAAAACTTATCAAACCGTGGTAAAAATGTTAAGCATTGGATAGTTGGAGAATATATGACTTCATTAGATATGCAAGGTTTTTCAATCACGTTGGCCCCTTATTCTGAGGAAGTTAAAATAGCATTGAAAGCACCGACAGCAAGCCGTTATTTTGAATAG
- a CDS encoding alpha/beta hydrolase, which produces MNKKQKWIVITIVVIVVVATVVGLLLKRHFDQQHTQQVKERVQINNKNVNAFTNITYSKGWANSRLDILTPTDLAKDNKLPVIFWMHGGGYIAGDKQYKNPLLAKIAEQGYIVVNINYALAPDFKYPSQLHQIDQAVQFIKRNKHELPIDFDQVIFGGDSAGAQMSSQYTAMQTNKSLRDEMNFKQRFDNDQIKAAIFFGGFYDMKTVRQTEFPRIQLFMQSYTGERNWEQQFKNISQMSTINQVTKNYPPTYLSVGDADPFYSQNIAFKKKLEEEDVPVDDLFYNGTHHLRHQYQFHLELPESKQNMKDVLAFLSRNTSSSGVETKVNNEDSNPNGVDLNPY; this is translated from the coding sequence ATGAATAAAAAACAGAAATGGATTGTTATTACAATTGTAGTAATTGTAGTAGTTGCCACAGTGGTTGGCTTATTGTTGAAAAGACATTTTGACCAGCAACATACGCAACAAGTAAAAGAGAGAGTACAAATTAACAATAAAAACGTTAATGCGTTTACGAATATTACATATAGTAAAGGGTGGGCGAATAGTCGGTTAGATATTTTAACGCCAACAGATCTTGCTAAAGATAACAAATTACCTGTTATTTTTTGGATGCATGGTGGCGGGTATATTGCCGGTGATAAACAGTATAAAAACCCATTGTTGGCTAAAATAGCAGAGCAAGGTTATATTGTTGTAAATATCAATTATGCGTTAGCACCTGATTTTAAATATCCAAGTCAATTACATCAAATTGATCAAGCTGTACAATTTATTAAACGAAACAAGCATGAGTTGCCCATTGATTTTGACCAAGTTATTTTTGGCGGGGATTCAGCTGGGGCTCAAATGTCGAGTCAATATACGGCTATGCAAACGAATAAGTCATTACGAGATGAAATGAATTTTAAACAACGTTTTGATAATGACCAAATAAAAGCAGCGATATTTTTCGGTGGTTTTTATGATATGAAGACAGTAAGACAAACAGAATTTCCAAGAATTCAACTATTTATGCAAAGTTATACTGGTGAAAGAAACTGGGAACAACAATTTAAAAATATTTCGCAAATGTCGACAATAAATCAAGTTACCAAAAACTATCCGCCTACTTATTTATCGGTAGGAGATGCAGACCCATTTTACAGTCAAAATATTGCATTTAAGAAAAAATTAGAAGAAGAAGATGTGCCTGTAGATGACCTTTTCTATAATGGAACACATCACTTAAGACATCAATATCAATTCCATTTAGAGTTACCTGAATCTAAACAAAATATGAAAGATGTTTTAGCATTCTTAAGTCGTAACACAAGTTCTTCTGGTGTTGAAACAAAAGTGAATAATGAAGACAGTAATCCAAATGGTGTAGATTTAAATCCATATTAA
- a CDS encoding GNAT family N-acetyltransferase, giving the protein MVHQIREIGINDVQDFIKLLKSIYDESDFMIYNPGEYAPSINDALSKLEHFITSPTNAIYIAEYNSELVGFATVTTKDYERAKHEAKFSMGVVKFYREKGLGQSLINSVEAWCLNHNIRRIEVTVVTENVAAVDIFKATGYQIEGELRDKLFIDNKYYNEYVMSKLLL; this is encoded by the coding sequence ATGGTCCATCAAATACGAGAAATTGGTATAAATGATGTTCAAGACTTTATTAAATTATTAAAGTCTATATACGATGAGTCTGACTTTATGATATATAATCCAGGTGAATATGCACCATCTATCAATGATGCTTTAAGTAAATTAGAACATTTTATTACTTCTCCTACAAATGCTATCTATATAGCAGAATATAACAGTGAACTTGTAGGTTTTGCTACGGTTACAACGAAAGACTATGAACGTGCAAAGCATGAAGCTAAATTTTCTATGGGTGTCGTTAAATTTTATAGAGAAAAAGGTCTTGGACAATCACTTATTAATTCAGTGGAGGCTTGGTGTTTAAACCATAATATTAGACGTATTGAAGTTACCGTCGTCACTGAAAATGTTGCCGCAGTTGATATATTCAAAGCTACTGGTTATCAAATTGAAGGCGAACTAAGAGACAAACTTTTCATCGATAATAAATATTATAATGAATATGTAATGTCAAAATTATTACTTTAA
- a CDS encoding Rossmann-fold NAD(P)-binding domain-containing protein: MKPKVLLAGATGYIGKNLIASIKSEAQLYTLSKYPKEEEVQEVIWLKKDIYNYQDVVSAMEGMNIAIYYLDPTKHSAKLTDATAKDLNIIAADNFGRAAAINKITKIIYIGGSRFDRETVERLSAYGVTVEETENRVVRPNVSAELQVSKYDDVRTAMNMQLPVNWTLDYMVKAYMSWLNETKGTIIHSYNEGDNFFIYLKRKDRPLLILHKVQTAEDIITMHLVGGSLTKPNIQKQGKLEFRSLKGSSKVMVHLYDYIPKVIWPIYYISQAPFQKMMLRGFDVDCRIKNFQQRLRLGENMKYTK; the protein is encoded by the coding sequence ATGAAGCCTAAAGTGCTACTTGCAGGAGCTACAGGATATATAGGAAAAAATTTAATAGCTTCAATTAAATCAGAAGCGCAACTATATACATTATCTAAATATCCAAAAGAGGAAGAAGTGCAAGAAGTCATTTGGTTAAAAAAAGATATTTATAATTATCAAGACGTTGTTAGCGCAATGGAGGGAATGAATATTGCCATTTATTATTTGGATCCTACTAAGCACTCGGCAAAGCTAACAGACGCTACTGCAAAAGATTTAAATATTATCGCTGCAGATAATTTTGGTCGTGCGGCAGCAATTAATAAAATAACAAAAATTATTTATATCGGCGGTAGTCGTTTTGATCGCGAAACGGTTGAAAGATTATCAGCATATGGTGTTACAGTAGAAGAAACGGAAAATAGAGTTGTACGACCTAATGTTTCTGCCGAACTACAAGTGTCAAAATATGATGATGTACGTACGGCAATGAATATGCAATTACCCGTTAATTGGACATTAGATTATATGGTAAAAGCGTATATGTCGTGGTTAAACGAAACAAAGGGAACAATTATTCATAGCTACAATGAAGGTGACAACTTTTTTATTTATTTAAAACGTAAAGATAGGCCATTATTAATATTACACAAAGTGCAAACTGCGGAAGATATAATTACTATGCATTTAGTTGGTGGCAGTCTGACTAAACCTAATATCCAAAAGCAAGGTAAGTTAGAATTTAGATCTTTAAAGGGTTCATCTAAGGTAATGGTTCATTTATATGACTATATCCCTAAAGTGATATGGCCAATTTATTATATTTCACAAGCACCATTTCAAAAGATGATGTTACGCGGCTTTGACGTTGATTGTCGTATTAAAAATTTTCAACAACGACTTCGTTTAGGCGAAAACATGAAATACACTAAATAA
- a CDS encoding ABC transporter ATP-binding protein: MTRLNGNQVTISYGDNVIVDNLDVTIPDGQITSIIGPNGCGKSTLLKALSRLLSISNGDIILDGKSIHSQSTKDIAKKIAILPQSPEVADGLTVGELVSYGRFPHQKGFGRLSAEDKKEIDWALNVTGTYDFKDRSINDLSGGQRQRVWIAMALAQRTDIIFLDEPTTYLDISHQLEILELITQLNQEQGCTIVMVLHDINQAVRFSDHLITMKNGDIVADGSTENVLTKDILEKVFNIDVEISEDPRTGKPMLVTYDLCRRSYSQV; this comes from the coding sequence ATGACACGTTTAAATGGAAATCAAGTTACCATCAGTTACGGCGATAACGTAATTGTCGATAATCTAGATGTTACAATACCAGATGGTCAAATTACGTCTATAATCGGACCAAATGGTTGTGGGAAATCAACGTTACTTAAAGCATTATCAAGACTATTATCTATTTCAAATGGAGATATTATATTAGATGGTAAAAGCATTCACTCTCAATCTACAAAAGATATTGCCAAAAAGATTGCTATCTTACCTCAATCGCCAGAAGTTGCAGATGGATTAACAGTAGGGGAACTTGTATCATATGGTCGCTTCCCTCATCAAAAAGGATTCGGACGTCTTTCTGCAGAAGATAAAAAGGAAATAGATTGGGCTTTAAATGTTACTGGCACTTATGATTTTAAAGATCGCTCAATCAATGACTTAAGTGGTGGTCAAAGACAACGTGTATGGATAGCGATGGCTTTGGCACAAAGAACAGATATTATTTTCTTAGATGAGCCAACGACTTACTTAGACATTTCACATCAATTAGAAATCTTAGAACTTATTACTCAGTTAAATCAAGAACAAGGTTGTACGATTGTAATGGTATTGCATGATATTAACCAAGCCGTACGTTTTTCAGATCACCTTATTACTATGAAAAATGGTGATATAGTTGCTGACGGTTCAACTGAAAATGTCTTAACTAAAGATATTTTAGAGAAAGTTTTTAACATTGATGTAGAGATTAGTGAAGATCCACGCACAGGTAAACCAATGCTAGTCACATATGATTTATGTCGTCGTAGCTATTCGCAAGTATAG
- the dhaM gene encoding dihydroxyacetone kinase phosphoryl donor subunit DhaM, with the protein MTAIVLVSHSEDIAQGTKALLAQMAQSVTVIAQGGTNGEIGTSFDDIQQTLTSLEEDAICFYDIGSAEMNLDMAIDMYDGNFRVEKATAPIVEGSFTAAVKLSVGGSIDETLEELKNNFTK; encoded by the coding sequence ATGACAGCAATTGTATTAGTCAGTCACAGTGAAGATATCGCACAAGGCACAAAGGCATTATTAGCACAAATGGCACAAAGTGTTACAGTAATTGCACAGGGCGGCACAAATGGAGAAATTGGTACATCTTTTGATGATATTCAACAAACATTAACTTCCCTTGAAGAAGATGCCATTTGTTTCTATGATATTGGTTCAGCTGAAATGAACTTAGATATGGCCATTGATATGTATGATGGTAATTTTAGAGTTGAAAAAGCGACGGCACCAATTGTAGAAGGTAGCTTCACGGCGGCAGTGAAACTGTCAGTTGGTGGCTCTATCGATGAAACGTTGGAAGAATTGAAGAATAATTTCACAAAATAA
- a CDS encoding FecCD family ABC transporter permease encodes MINPKLRHKQWLTMIILIVLLLLACAWSMTSGEYKMSMGDFFKTLLGQGNYTDSLILLDFRLPRMLITILAGIALAMSGAVIQSVTRNPLAEPGILGINAGSGFAIALFIVIGQVNADNFVYVLPIISMIGGVGTALLIFTFSYNKGEGITPASMVLIGVGLATALSGGSLTLMSKFDKDQSEFIASWLAGNIWGDEWSFVIAFVPWLIIIIPFLLMKSNVLNLLNVHEHIAQGVGVKVSTERIVLLILAVILSSAAVSVAGAIGFIGLMGPHIAKSIVGPRHQLFLPISIVLGALLLVVSDTIGQVILQPSGIPAGIIVAIIGAPYFLFLMYKSKTV; translated from the coding sequence ATGATTAACCCTAAACTAAGACACAAGCAATGGTTAACAATGATAATTTTAATAGTATTACTATTGTTAGCATGCGCTTGGAGTATGACTTCTGGTGAATATAAAATGTCGATGGGTGATTTTTTCAAAACTTTATTAGGGCAAGGTAACTATACAGATTCTTTAATTTTATTAGATTTTAGATTGCCGAGAATGCTCATTACAATATTGGCTGGTATAGCATTAGCTATGAGTGGTGCAGTAATACAAAGTGTTACACGTAACCCATTGGCCGAACCAGGTATTTTAGGTATCAATGCAGGTAGTGGATTTGCTATCGCCCTGTTTATCGTTATTGGCCAAGTCAATGCCGACAATTTTGTCTATGTACTACCAATTATTAGTATGATTGGCGGTGTAGGTACAGCCTTATTAATCTTTACTTTTAGTTATAACAAGGGTGAAGGTATTACGCCTGCTAGTATGGTACTCATAGGTGTTGGTCTAGCAACTGCTCTAAGTGGTGGTTCACTAACATTAATGTCTAAATTCGATAAAGATCAATCAGAATTTATCGCTTCATGGCTAGCCGGTAATATATGGGGAGACGAGTGGTCATTTGTTATTGCATTTGTGCCATGGCTAATTATTATTATTCCATTCTTATTAATGAAATCTAATGTACTCAATTTATTAAACGTACATGAACATATAGCGCAAGGTGTAGGTGTTAAAGTAAGTACAGAACGAATTGTCCTATTAATACTTGCAGTAATTTTATCTTCGGCGGCAGTATCTGTAGCTGGTGCCATCGGTTTTATTGGTTTGATGGGACCGCATATTGCTAAATCTATTGTCGGTCCACGTCACCAACTATTTTTACCAATATCTATTGTCCTTGGTGCATTGTTATTAGTAGTTTCAGATACAATAGGTCAAGTAATATTGCAACCGAGTGGCATACCCGCAGGGATAATTGTCGCAATTATTGGTGCACCTTATTTCTTATTCTTAATGTATAAATCGAAAACAGTATAA
- a CDS encoding FecCD family ABC transporter permease: MTTQNRKKYSFTTTFSIAVILLVVMLFISILLGEAKINIGTIMQAIFNYDSSNQQHNIISEIRIPRDVGAILVGMALATAGAVIQGVTKNGLADPSLIGLNSGASFMLALTYAMVPKAPFLLLMFAGFVGALLGGFIVLMIGRSRSDGFNPMRIILAGAAVSALLTALSQGIALLFRLNQSLTFWSAGGVSGTTWPQLFWAAPFILVALIILISISKQLTILNLGETLAKGLGQNVTAIRGTTLVLSMILAGIAVAMVGQIAFVGLMVPHIVRYIVGTDYARVIPLTAVLGGLLVLVADTLARMLGEAPVGAIISFIGVPYFLYLVKKGGRFS, from the coding sequence ATGACTACACAGAACAGAAAAAAATATAGCTTTACGACAACTTTTAGTATTGCCGTAATATTGTTGGTGGTTATGTTATTTATATCCATTTTATTAGGAGAAGCTAAAATAAATATCGGAACCATTATGCAAGCGATTTTCAATTATGACTCTAGTAATCAACAACATAATATTATTAGCGAAATTCGAATACCGAGAGACGTTGGTGCCATCTTAGTAGGTATGGCATTGGCAACTGCTGGCGCCGTTATACAAGGCGTAACAAAGAATGGATTGGCAGATCCAAGTTTAATTGGTTTGAACTCTGGTGCGTCATTTATGTTAGCGCTAACTTATGCAATGGTACCTAAGGCACCGTTTCTATTATTAATGTTTGCAGGATTTGTAGGTGCTTTGCTCGGTGGTTTTATCGTGTTAATGATTGGACGCTCTCGTAGTGATGGCTTTAACCCAATGCGAATCATTTTAGCAGGCGCTGCAGTAAGTGCTTTATTAACAGCGTTAAGTCAAGGCATTGCATTATTGTTTAGATTAAATCAAAGTTTAACATTTTGGAGCGCTGGTGGTGTCTCTGGTACGACTTGGCCACAACTGTTTTGGGCTGCTCCATTTATATTAGTAGCACTCATTATACTTATTTCAATTAGTAAACAATTAACTATTTTGAACTTAGGTGAAACATTAGCTAAAGGATTAGGGCAAAATGTGACTGCAATTCGAGGTACTACTTTAGTCCTTTCTATGATTTTAGCTGGTATTGCAGTTGCCATGGTAGGACAAATTGCCTTTGTTGGTCTAATGGTCCCTCACATCGTACGTTATATCGTAGGAACAGATTATGCGCGTGTTATTCCGTTAACTGCAGTGCTCGGTGGATTGCTAGTTTTAGTTGCGGATACATTAGCTAGAATGCTTGGCGAAGCGCCTGTGGGTGCAATTATTTCATTCATTGGTGTGCCTTACTTTTTATATTTAGTTAAAAAAGGAGGGCGCTTCTCATGA
- a CDS encoding response regulator transcription factor: protein MKILLVEDDKTLFNELSKELNQWDFEVEGVADFSDVVASFEQVKPKIIIMDIQLPKYDGFHWTRKIRQTSNVPILFLSSRDSPMDQVMGMELGADDYVQKPFNTNVLIAKLQAIYRRVYEFSTEEKRNIDWQGATLDLTKDVISKDNQDIMLSKTEMIILEMLVRKQNQIVTRDTIITALWDDEAFVSDNTLTVNVNRLRKKLKDIGMDNEIETKVGRGYLAHG, encoded by the coding sequence GTGAAAATATTATTAGTAGAAGATGATAAGACATTATTTAATGAGTTAAGTAAAGAATTAAATCAATGGGATTTTGAGGTGGAAGGTGTAGCTGACTTTTCAGATGTAGTTGCATCTTTTGAACAAGTAAAACCGAAAATCATTATCATGGATATTCAATTGCCTAAATATGATGGGTTCCATTGGACGAGAAAAATTCGCCAAACTTCCAATGTTCCTATACTCTTTTTATCTTCAAGAGATAGCCCCATGGATCAAGTAATGGGTATGGAACTTGGTGCAGACGATTACGTACAAAAGCCATTCAATACGAATGTGCTTATAGCTAAATTGCAGGCTATTTATCGTAGAGTATATGAATTTAGTACTGAAGAAAAAAGAAATATCGACTGGCAAGGTGCTACGTTAGATTTAACGAAAGACGTTATTAGTAAAGACAATCAAGATATTATGTTATCTAAAACAGAAATGATTATTTTAGAAATGCTTGTACGAAAACAAAATCAAATCGTAACTAGAGATACTATTATAACGGCTTTATGGGATGATGAGGCATTTGTGAGTGATAATACGTTGACGGTAAACGTCAATCGTTTACGGAAGAAATTAAAAGATATAGGCATGGATAATGAAATTGAAACTAAAGTTGGAAGAGGATACTTAGCACATGGGTAA
- a CDS encoding YitT family protein: protein MNKTLRDIALVVIGSFIFAAGVNTFIISANLGEGGVTGLAIVLYYGFHISPGLTNFVLNAILIGLGYKFLSKRSMYLTILATVLISVFLSLTHTWRVETDNILVNAIFGGTCVGIGIGVIVLAGGTTAGTTILAKIATKYLDVSTPYALLFFDLLVVLISLTQIKLSSALVTVISLYIGTKVMEFVIEGLNTKKAMTIISSQPDEVAKVIDEKVGRGLTILNGRGYFTKQEKDVLYVVISKTQVTRAKRLIRKIDENAFLVIHDVRDVYGNGFLIDEH from the coding sequence GTGAACAAAACTTTAAGAGATATTGCTTTAGTAGTCATAGGATCATTTATTTTTGCAGCGGGTGTAAATACATTTATTATTTCGGCAAATCTTGGTGAAGGTGGCGTAACAGGTTTAGCTATCGTCCTTTACTATGGCTTCCATATATCACCGGGTCTTACAAACTTTGTACTGAATGCTATTTTAATAGGTTTAGGATATAAGTTTTTAAGTAAGCGTAGTATGTATCTTACTATTTTAGCTACTGTATTAATTTCAGTATTTTTATCACTCACACATACTTGGCGCGTTGAAACTGACAATATATTAGTGAATGCTATTTTTGGTGGAACTTGTGTTGGTATAGGTATTGGTGTCATTGTGCTAGCAGGAGGTACAACTGCAGGTACAACGATTCTTGCTAAAATAGCAACGAAATATTTAGATGTTAGCACACCATATGCATTATTATTCTTTGATTTACTTGTCGTATTAATATCACTTACACAAATTAAATTATCCAGTGCTTTAGTGACAGTTATTTCATTATATATTGGCACAAAAGTAATGGAATTTGTAATTGAAGGTCTAAATACGAAAAAAGCAATGACAATTATTTCTAGCCAGCCCGATGAAGTTGCTAAAGTTATTGATGAGAAGGTCGGTAGAGGATTAACGATTTTAAACGGTAGAGGTTATTTCACAAAACAAGAAAAAGATGTTTTATATGTTGTAATTTCTAAAACACAAGTGACTAGAGCAAAACGTTTAATTCGAAAAATAGATGAAAATGCCTTCCTCGTAATACATGATGTACGTGATGTTTATGGAAATGGTTTTTTAATCGATGAACATTAA
- the dhaL gene encoding dihydroxyacetone kinase subunit DhaL: MDAQTLSQNLLNLVDAFTEQEDNLTELDRAIGDGDHGVNMLRGFKALPDKIDTQSVASVLKSTGMTLMSNIGGASGPLYGFSFVKMSQVAEDEITADNLKQLLQAFSDAIAERGKVTLNEKTMFDVIERTRQAVDEGNKVTLETLQGFADDTKDMVATKGRAAYFKEDSKGHIDPGAQSSVYILNALIGDE; encoded by the coding sequence ATGGACGCACAAACTTTATCACAAAACTTATTAAATCTCGTAGATGCTTTTACAGAGCAAGAAGACAATTTAACAGAATTAGACCGTGCAATTGGTGACGGTGACCATGGCGTAAATATGTTGAGAGGCTTTAAAGCTTTACCTGATAAGATTGATACACAATCTGTAGCTTCAGTATTAAAATCAACGGGTATGACATTAATGTCAAATATCGGTGGTGCTTCTGGGCCATTATATGGTTTTAGTTTTGTTAAAATGTCGCAAGTAGCAGAAGATGAAATTACAGCAGATAATTTGAAACAACTATTACAAGCATTTTCAGATGCCATAGCTGAAAGAGGGAAAGTCACATTAAATGAAAAAACAATGTTTGACGTGATTGAACGGACAAGACAAGCAGTTGATGAAGGTAATAAGGTGACACTAGAAACTTTACAAGGATTTGCTGATGATACTAAAGATATGGTTGCAACTAAAGGTAGAGCGGCATACTTTAAAGAAGATTCTAAAGGTCACATCGATCCCGGCGCACAAAGTAGTGTTTATATTTTAAACGCTTTAATAGGAGATGAATAA